Proteins encoded by one window of Sardina pilchardus chromosome 7, fSarPil1.1, whole genome shotgun sequence:
- the lrif1 gene encoding uncharacterized protein lrif1 isoform X1, with the protein MEGGTGVFYQVMPAVGPDGKNVMKLIPVQKVNGQFLPMQTTSSKTDGLGTQTALPHPVRILPPSLSQNRIPVVEPTADGKFILKGPTNTNIRLTKSPQQVNSPKVLVGQVRLPVVTPKRTLLPYPVNASGTSVACSNTSQLPVTVSSPRLPNGHYLQIPPNAKVQTLPASALPQSIKKRILNLPHDTASTEKSSTVVYVSPVTSMKIDTPPLKDSDPPMTKCVQVNVSKKNSTRSPAVSAQSPKVVGSDCVQPMKWVVQQKDGSSAPCLVPASPTLMTSEILKVVAQMEKISPVTSSSSSSSQMSYMKVPSKDDALLMCNGKVYFVTNKDSRLCVSSQESHATAKEGSTPRKPTESPSSSSGSHTSGTKPNPKPICINVDPDEVIDLCDDDPQTEGTSGKGVKERAGVTTEEEDDSNVIFVSYIPPKTSDKSETKDEISGKGGTKSGQPIPVRNNSELTKQVSSESQHENCVSGKQTGSYQDVTNAEPVSGIKIRLDVINPKDLRLDEQEFVCAQTPANCEARMSNNSNKLDNMSEMNVQNLGDGVHLNTSCSTAPGLVRQDNVPLEARKAPGSDGELAPAECGIQEHEMESKSSQGSKVLQEGPSNIEDSSIKGLARQDNVPLGARTAPVSDGELDPAVHGIQEHEMESKSSQGNQVFQEGPSNIEDSSVNGLARQDNVPPEAGTGPGSDGELAPAEHGIQEHEMESNSSQGSQVLQEGPSNIEDTVQMTENTSQDTSQVQSLTTPVNVTIMEVDQQSQHEYDRKMRRLFGIRKDIQICLKRSHSEKQEMPSETRSINKRTLEGIRRLIQGSQMEIKAKKLIEAQVHLAKDVKRRKVESSRNMSEQTTEQPHASPKCGLFESIQSKSNSLTADAVMSTVLPLQIIVPSACETGESTSVSDDVLEGNASDTTKDSDRLASTGADKPENPGEAQPSFAGSQRSHTPISTQPVTSGKSDLRPGEGSTGGGAPSQMGVEPSGSACEDRTSTTEVLNKDLFSTEPMEPEEIKRCEKIKRLKELLKEKEAALEMMRKKMSM; encoded by the exons ATGGAGGG GGGAACTGGTGTGTTCTACCAGGTCATGCCAGCTGTAGGGCCGGATGGAAAAAATGTCATGAAACTGATTCCCGTTCAAAAAGTCAATGGACAGTTCCTCCCTATGCAGACAACGTCAAGCAAAACTGATGGTCTTGGAACTCAAACTGCTCTTCCTCACCCTGTACGCATTTTGCCACCATCTCTTTCTCAGAATAGGATACCTGTTGTTGAACCTACTGCTGATGGGAAATTTATTTTAAAAGGACCAACTAACACAAATATTAGGTTAACTAAGAGCCCACAACAAGTGAACTCACCAAAGGTGTTGGTGGGACAAGTGCGATTGCCAGTTGTTACGCCCAAAAGGACTCTGCTGCCATATCCTGTTAATGCCAGTGGAACATCAGTAGCATGTTCAAATACTTCGCAGTTACCGGTGACCGTGAGTTCACCGAGACTGCCAAATGGGCATTATCTCCAAATACCTCCCAATGCTAAAGTTCAAACTCTACCAGCATCTGCACTCCCCCAGTCCATAAAGAAGCGAATATTGAACTTGCCACATGACACGGCGTCTACAGAGAAGTCATCTACAGTAGTATATGTTTCTCCTGTCACTTCAATGAAAATCGACACACCCCCCCTTAAAGACTCTGATCCACCCATGACTAAATGTGTCCAAGTGAATGTTTCCAAGAAAAATTCAACACGCTCCCCAGCAGTCTCAGCTCAAAGTCCAAAGGTTGTCGGCAGTGACTGTGTGCAACCCATGAAGTGGGTTGTTCAGCAAAAAGATGGGTCAAGTGCTCCATGTCTTGTGCCAGCGTCCCCAACTTTAATGACTTCAGAGATTTTAAAGGTTGTGGCACAGATGGAAAAAATTTCTCCAGTCACATCaagttcatcatcatcatctcagaTGAGTTACATGAAGGTCCCAAGTAAGGATGATGCTTTGCTCATGTGCAATGGTAAAGTGTATTTTGTGACCAACAAAGATTCAAGGCTATGTGTGTCTAGCCAGGAAAGTCATGCAACAGCCAAGGAGGGTTCAACTCCCAGAAAACCAACAGAATCTCCCAGTTCCTCCTCAGGATCACATACGAGTGGTACTAAACCAAACCCTAAACCTATTTGTATAAATGTTGATCCAGATGAGGTTATTGATCTTTGTGATGACGATCCCCAAACTGAGGGGACTTCTGGGAAGGGTGTGAAGGAACGAGCAGGAGTTAcgactgaggaggaggatgactcCAACGTCATTTTTGTATCCTACATTCCTCCCAAGACAAGTGACAAAAGCGAAACAAAGGACGAAATTAGTGGAAAAGGTGGGACCAAGTCCGGTCAACCCATACCTGTGAGAAACAACAGTGAACTAACCAAGCAAGTCAGCAGTGAAAGTCAACATGAAAACTGTGTCAGTGGCAAGCAGACAGGAAGCTATCAGGACGTGACAAATGCTGAACCTGTTTCTGGGATAAAAATCAGGCTTGATGTGATCAACCCCAAGGATCTTCGTCTTGACGAGCAAGAATTCGTTTGTGCACAAACTCCTGCCAACTGTGAAGCAAGGATGAGCAATAATTCAAACAAACTGGATAACATGTCAGAGATGAATGTCCAGAACTTGGGAGATGGAGTCCATCTTAATACTAGTTGCAGCACTGCTCCTGGTCTGGTGAGACAGGACAATGTTCCTCTTGAAGCCAGGAAAGCTCCTGGAAGTGATGGAGAGTTGGCACCTGCTGAGTGTGGAATCCAAGAGCATGAAATGGAATCCAAGAGCAGTCAGGGAAGCAAAGTACTTCAAGAAGGGCCCAGCAACATTGAGGACAGCTCAATCAAAGGTCTGGCAAGACAGGACAATGTTCCTCTTGGAGCCAGGACAGCTCCTGTAAGTGATGGAGAATTGGACCCTGCTGTGCATGGAATCCAAGAGCATGAAATGGAATCCAAGAGCAGTCAGGGAAACCAAGTTTTTCAAGAAGGGCCCAGCAACATTGAGGACAGTTCAGTCAATGGTCTGGCAAGACAGGACAATGTTCCTCCAGAAGCCGGGACAGGTCCTGGAAGTGATGGAGAATTGGCACCAGCTGAGCATGGAATCCAAGAGCATGAAATGGAATCCAACAGCAGTCAGGGAAGCCAAGTGCTTCAAGAAGGGCCCAGCAACATTGAGGACACTGTGCAGATGACCGAAAACACCAGCCAAGACACTTCACAAGTGCAG agtTTGACCACACCAGTTAATGTTACCATAATGGAAGTGGACCAACAGAGTCAACATGAGTATGACCGCAAAATGAGGCGACTCTTTGGAATCAGAAAAGATATTCAAATTTGTCTTAAGAGGAGTCATTCTGAAAAACAGGAAATGCCCTCGGAGACCAGATCTATTAACAAGCGCACGCTAGAGGGAATACGCAGACTCATCCAGGGATCTCAAATGGagattaaagcaaaaaaactAATAGAGGCACAG GTTCATTTGGCAAAAGATGTCAAACGACGGAAAGTTGAGTCTTCAAGAAATATGTCGGAGCAGACCACTGAGCAGCCTCATGCTTCACCCAAGTGTGGACTGTTCGAAAGCATCCAGAGCAAGAGCAATTCTCTGACCGCTGATGCTGTTATGTCTACAGTTCTCCCTCTTCAAATTATTGTGCCTTCTGCTTGTGAGACTGGAGAGTCAACCAGTGTGTCTGATGACGTTCTGGAAGGGAATGCTTCAGACACCACCAAAGACTCAGACAGACTTGCATCCACTGGAGCAGATAAACCAGAGAATCCAGGTGAGGCGCAACCGTCCTTTGCTGGATCACAGAGAAGCCATACTCCCATCAGCACACAACCTGTCACATCGGGAAAGAGTGACCTGCGACCAGGAGAGGGCTCAACTGGAGGAGGAGCACCATCACAGATGGGAGTGGAGCCATCTGGCAGTGCTTGTGAGGACCGCACAAGCACGACAGAGGTGCTTAACAAGGACCTGTTCTCCACAGAGCCTATGGAGCCTGAGGAGATTAAGCGCTGTGAGAAAATAAAACGTTTAAAAGAACttctgaaggagaaagaggCTGCACTTGAGATGATGAGGAAAAAAATGAGCATGTAA
- the lrif1 gene encoding uncharacterized protein lrif1 isoform X2 → MEGGTGVFYQVMPAVGPDGKNVMKLIPVQKVNGQFLPMQTTSSKTDGLGTQTALPHPSLTTPVNVTIMEVDQQSQHEYDRKMRRLFGIRKDIQICLKRSHSEKQEMPSETRSINKRTLEGIRRLIQGSQMEIKAKKLIEAQVHLAKDVKRRKVESSRNMSEQTTEQPHASPKCGLFESIQSKSNSLTADAVMSTVLPLQIIVPSACETGESTSVSDDVLEGNASDTTKDSDRLASTGADKPENPGEAQPSFAGSQRSHTPISTQPVTSGKSDLRPGEGSTGGGAPSQMGVEPSGSACEDRTSTTEVLNKDLFSTEPMEPEEIKRCEKIKRLKELLKEKEAALEMMRKKMSM, encoded by the exons ATGGAGGG GGGAACTGGTGTGTTCTACCAGGTCATGCCAGCTGTAGGGCCGGATGGAAAAAATGTCATGAAACTGATTCCCGTTCAAAAAGTCAATGGACAGTTCCTCCCTATGCAGACAACGTCAAGCAAAACTGATGGTCTTGGAACTCAAACTGCTCTTCCTCACCCT agtTTGACCACACCAGTTAATGTTACCATAATGGAAGTGGACCAACAGAGTCAACATGAGTATGACCGCAAAATGAGGCGACTCTTTGGAATCAGAAAAGATATTCAAATTTGTCTTAAGAGGAGTCATTCTGAAAAACAGGAAATGCCCTCGGAGACCAGATCTATTAACAAGCGCACGCTAGAGGGAATACGCAGACTCATCCAGGGATCTCAAATGGagattaaagcaaaaaaactAATAGAGGCACAG GTTCATTTGGCAAAAGATGTCAAACGACGGAAAGTTGAGTCTTCAAGAAATATGTCGGAGCAGACCACTGAGCAGCCTCATGCTTCACCCAAGTGTGGACTGTTCGAAAGCATCCAGAGCAAGAGCAATTCTCTGACCGCTGATGCTGTTATGTCTACAGTTCTCCCTCTTCAAATTATTGTGCCTTCTGCTTGTGAGACTGGAGAGTCAACCAGTGTGTCTGATGACGTTCTGGAAGGGAATGCTTCAGACACCACCAAAGACTCAGACAGACTTGCATCCACTGGAGCAGATAAACCAGAGAATCCAGGTGAGGCGCAACCGTCCTTTGCTGGATCACAGAGAAGCCATACTCCCATCAGCACACAACCTGTCACATCGGGAAAGAGTGACCTGCGACCAGGAGAGGGCTCAACTGGAGGAGGAGCACCATCACAGATGGGAGTGGAGCCATCTGGCAGTGCTTGTGAGGACCGCACAAGCACGACAGAGGTGCTTAACAAGGACCTGTTCTCCACAGAGCCTATGGAGCCTGAGGAGATTAAGCGCTGTGAGAAAATAAAACGTTTAAAAGAACttctgaaggagaaagaggCTGCACTTGAGATGATGAGGAAAAAAATGAGCATGTAA
- the igf3 gene encoding insulin-like growth factor 3, whose product MPSTESRPSGTNAGGCMLKVLCWQCVCWLCPSFLLLSLPEHTHAAQPRCGTELIADLEFVCGDRGFYRGRSGGRRGFARPRGKGIIDQCCVKGGCDLRYLESYCAKPKRRRRHIADAAQHDMELMFRALFVRRYEQQAPHTADRHEERAQFLKSRRDWRRPTEQQPPLPEQPATDASSPHSGSSTTERRHSGDPPLQPDTQPTERTRLPAFG is encoded by the exons ATGCCCTCCACTGAGTCACGGCCCAGCGGAACCAACGCCGGGGGATGCATGCTGAAG GTGCTgtgttggcagtgtgtgtgctggctctgTCCGTCCTTCCTCCTGCTCTCGCtacccgaacacacacacgcagcccagCCTCGCTGTGGCACTGAGCTGATAGCCGACCTGGAGTTCGTCTGCGGAGACCGTGGCTTCTACCGGG GTCGGTCCGGGGGTCGGCGAGGCTTTGCACGGCCTCGAGGGAAGGGCATCATCGATCAGTGCTGTGTGAAGGGGGGCTGTGACCTGCGGTACCTGGAGTCCTACTGCGCCAAGCCCAAACGCAGGCGCCGCCACATAGCTGACGCGGCACAGCACGACATG GAGCTGATGTTCAGAGCCCTGTTTGTGAGGAGGTACGAGCAGCAGGCCCCACACACGGCCGACAGACACGAGGAGAGAGCGCAGTTCCTGAAGAGCCGCAGAGACTGGCGCAGACCGACGGAACAGCAACCTCCGTTACCCGAGCAACCGGCCACTGACGCTTCTTCACCACACAGTGGCAGCTCGACGACGGAGCGACGCCACAGCGGCGACCCACCCTTACAGCCCGACACACAGCCAACGGAAAGGACTCGTTTGCCTGCATTTGGATAG